One segment of Alnus glutinosa chromosome 2, dhAlnGlut1.1, whole genome shotgun sequence DNA contains the following:
- the LOC133861233 gene encoding uncharacterized protein LOC133861233 — MNLKNLMEDKKLDFNQPLLSVRRVSSTAVPSQAENKGKADNSLPKIPPLPVYKSELKSGPVRNAGTVPFIWEKTPGKPKDERKAQTLTREQPHIGPKLPPGRVPNVKQQDWDKGSKAMTITEYKTENFLPSSQNISSLDKNVNKYESFKEKMEVREGSGSEDGDEAYLDALDTISRTESFFMNCSISGLSSLDAPDGKPSGAFSMDPQTRDFMMGRFLPAAKAMASETPQHATWKQPILREQPGQLEKLVTRDKRGPLSQYRPNVVPHHAHDIGGKESEDEADDYDGSEISSARVCGLFPRFCFKNSFCLLNPVLGMSMQTGLPISSVRRVKAKSLYSGSCNEPEKEHDGDAVYEQRSLDGHATAKLHEESDCGKSDETSLIRHLQGNGISACQSESCLSLHEAKGFLGFSEKAKNSRVNGSDFDRKGHNIFQELLANESTEWESGSLSPVVEKTLYIDSVHTVKSRNSNSSSSDMRGLTDYIEDDFRIPVKSSETEKSPSVDSSVQDLKHLSSVDKKAKVRLESSESVDACFLSCWDRSNHDIQMEMVNDSEQDQDLTLDSIQLTSSKDTKKFDSEIQQPLKSGDSEGTHGLTQDSSILTSSKVADIGKIGLENRRPKKSYTRESSGGLIQDSVTFASLKVGEKIDLENQRPKTLGNEETSHGKYPHLPLGPPLPKSPSESWLKRTLPTICSRNLSSRSSLAMSINTRNPSSKTTALDSNWETIVKTSNARHGHLRFSEELLTPIPEA; from the exons ATGAATCTGAAGAATCTGATGGAAGACAAGAAACTGGATTTTAATCAGCCTCTTTTATCTGTGAGGAGAGTTTCATCAACCGCGGTCCCCTCACAAGCTGAAAACAAAGGGAAAGCTGATAATTCATTACCCAAAATACCTCCCCTTCCTGTTTACAAGTCAGAGCTGAAATCAGGTCCAGTGAGGAACGCAGGAACTGTTCCTTTCATTTGGGAAAAAACCCCAGGAAAACCCAAGGATGAAAGGAAAGCACAAACTTTGACTCGTGAACAGCCTCATATCGGCCCAAAGCTTCCACCTGGAAGGGTTCCAAACGTCAAACAGCAAGATTGGGATAAAGGTTCTAAAGCTATGACTATTACTGAGTACAAAACAGAAAATTTCCTCCCCAGTTCTCAAAATATTTCATCTCTGGATAAAAATGTGAATAAATATGAGAGCTTCAAAGAGAAGATGGAGGTGAGGGAGGGTTCTGGTTCAGAGGATGGTGACGAGGCCTATTTAGATGCACTTGATACAATTTCTAGGACAGAATCATTCTTTATGAACTGCAGCATAAGTGGGTTGAGTAGCTTGGATGCTCCAGATGGTAAACCATCTGGAGCGTTCTCAATGGATCCACAAACTCGGGATTTCATGATGGGTCGTTTCTTACCTGCAGCAAAGGCAATGGCTTCTGAAACACCTCAACATGCTACTTGGAAGCAACCTATTCTACGAGAGCAACCGGGGCAGTTAGAGAAGTTGGTAACTAGGGATAAGCGTGGTCCACTAAGTCAGTATAGACCAAATGTTGTACCCCATCATGCCCATGATATAGGTGGGAAAGAAAGTGAAGATGAAGCTGATGATTATGATGGATCTGAAATTTCATCAGCTAGAGTTTGTGGGTTATTTCCTAGgttttgctttaaaaattctttttgccTTTTGAATCCTGTACTGGGTATGAGCATGCAGACAGGGTTACCCATTTCTTCTGTCCGCAGAGTGAAGGCAAAATCTTTATATTCGGGTTCTTGCAATGAACCTGAAAAAGAG CATGATGGGGATGCTGTATATGAGCAAAGATCACTAGATGGACATGCAACAGCTAAACTGCATGAAGAAAGTGATTGTGGGAAATCAGATGAAACATCTCTGATAAGGCATTTGCAGGGTAATGGCATATCAGCCTGCCAGAGTGAATCTTGCCTTTCTCTCCATGAAGCAAAGGGTTTTCTTGGTTTTTCTGAAAAAGCTAAGAATTCCAGGGTGAATGGATCGGATTTTGATAGAAAAGGCCACAACATTTTTCAAGAATTATTGGCCAATGAGAGTACTGAATGGGAATCAGGCTCTTTGAGTCCCGTGGTTGAGAAAACACTCTATATTGATTCTGTACATACAGTAAAATCTCGAAATTCAAATTCAAGTTCTTCAGATATGAGGGGTTTAACTGATTACATAGAGGATGATTTTAGGATTCCTGTAAAAAGTAGTGAAACGGAAAAAAGCCCTTCAGTAGATTCTTCAGTTCAAGATTTAAAGCACTTGAGTTCAGTGGATAAAAAGGCAAAAGTGCGACTTGAAAGTTCGGAGTCTGTTGATGCCTGTTTTCTGTCTTGTTGGGACAGATCCAATCATGACATACAAATGGAAATGGTGAATGATTCCGAACAGGATCAGGATCTTACTCTTGATTCTATTCAACTGACAAGCTCAAAAGATACTAAGAAATTTGATTCAGAAATCCAGCAGCCCTTAAAATCAGGTGATTCAGAAGGTACTCACGGCCTTACTCAGGATTCTAGTATATTGACAAGCTCTAAAGTGGCTGACATTGGGAAGATTGGTTTAGAAAACCGACGGCCTAAGAAATCTTATACTCGAGAAAGTTCTGGTGGTCTTATTCAGGATTCTGTCACATTTGCAAGCTTAAAAGTGGGTGAGAAGATTGATTTAGAAAACCAACGGCCTAAAACATTAGGTAATGAAGAGACTTCTCATGGCAAGTATCCACACCTTCCTCTCGGCCCACCATTACCAAAATCGCCATCTGAGTCTTGGCTAAAGCGTACTCTGCCTACCATTTGCTCAAGGAATTTATCTTCAAGGTCTTCTCTTGCCATGAGCATTAATACTAGAAACCCATCTTCCAAGACAACCGCTCTTGATTCGAACTGGGAAACAATTGTTAAAACTTCCAATGCTCGACATGGGCATTTGCGGTTCTCTGAG GAGTTACTGACACCTATACCAGAAGCTTAA